The following proteins come from a genomic window of Selenomonadales bacterium:
- a CDS encoding DegV family protein, producing MKRIALVTDSTADLTPAQAKQLKATVRPLNVIFGDKLYLDGVDIHPDKFYPMLAEAKQLPTTSQPSPGEFIELYEKLFAEGYDSIVSVHISAGLSGTHQSAIQAAEHLKRDIRVVDSRSISVGTAVQVMAASEAIAAGKSADEVIKAIDISRANHEVVFTLNTLEYLAKGGRIGKAKSLLGSLLNIKPIIRVDDGIYIDAGKARSQKQALEQIASLFQDLSKGRKAKRACVGVGAADEAGQCLRAKLQQIFGVEVSVSHVGPVVGVHTGPGTVGAAIEFFPQA from the coding sequence TTGAAACGCATAGCCCTGGTAACAGACAGCACAGCTGACCTGACCCCGGCGCAAGCCAAGCAGCTTAAAGCCACAGTCCGCCCGCTCAACGTCATTTTTGGGGACAAGCTCTATCTCGACGGCGTGGACATTCACCCCGACAAGTTCTACCCGATGTTAGCGGAGGCGAAGCAGCTCCCCACCACCAGCCAACCATCTCCCGGCGAGTTTATTGAGCTTTACGAGAAGCTTTTCGCCGAAGGGTACGACAGCATAGTCTCCGTACATATCTCCGCCGGGCTTAGCGGCACGCACCAGTCTGCCATACAAGCAGCCGAACACCTTAAGCGCGACATCCGCGTGGTGGATTCGCGCTCCATCAGCGTGGGCACCGCCGTGCAGGTAATGGCTGCGTCCGAGGCTATCGCCGCAGGCAAGAGCGCCGACGAGGTTATAAAAGCCATAGACATCTCACGCGCTAACCACGAAGTGGTCTTTACGCTAAACACCCTTGAGTATCTCGCTAAGGGCGGCCGCATCGGCAAGGCCAAGAGCCTCCTCGGTTCATTACTCAACATTAAGCCCATTATTCGCGTGGATGACGGAATATACATCGATGCCGGCAAAGCCCGCAGCCAAAAACAGGCACTCGAGCAGATTGCCAGCCTGTTCCAAGACCTGTCAAAGGGGCGCAAAGCGAAGCGCGCCTGCGTGGGAGTCGGGGCGGCGGATGAGGCCGGGCAATGTCTAAGAGCAAAGCTGCAGCAGATCTTTGGGGTCGAGGTTTCGGTCTCACACGTGGGGCCTGTTGTCGGTGTACACACCGGCCCAGGCACGGTTGGCGCAGCCATCGAGTTTTTCCCGCAGGCCTAG
- a CDS encoding sigma-70 family RNA polymerase sigma factor, with amino-acid sequence MDTAQLVVRAQRGDEAAFAELVKAYQAQLYRIALSYVKNREDALDIVSESVYRAFVNLRSLKNPSHFKTWLIRIVINQAVNVMRQRQRVAVTGDLSVAPFIPHGLRSDDLLDLYAAIDKLDENQRAVIILKYCEDLTLTQVAQVLERPLGTIKTHLHGALKTLRLELKEEFQ; translated from the coding sequence ATGGATACAGCGCAATTGGTTGTTAGGGCGCAAAGGGGCGATGAAGCGGCCTTCGCTGAACTAGTCAAGGCTTATCAGGCGCAGCTCTACCGCATCGCACTAAGCTACGTCAAAAACCGCGAAGACGCGCTAGATATCGTGAGCGAGTCGGTTTACCGCGCTTTTGTAAATCTGCGTAGCCTTAAGAACCCGTCGCATTTTAAGACATGGTTAATCCGTATAGTCATCAATCAGGCCGTAAATGTCATGCGACAAAGACAACGGGTCGCAGTCACTGGCGACCTGTCCGTAGCACCGTTTATCCCGCATGGCCTTCGTTCTGACGACTTACTCGACCTTTACGCGGCAATTGACAAGCTCGACGAAAACCAGCGGGCTGTAATTATCCTGAAGTATTGCGAAGACCTTACACTAACACAGGTCGCACAAGTCCTAGAGCGTCCGCTAGGGACGATAAAGACGCACTTGCACGGCGCACTCAAGACCTTAAGGCTAGAGCTAAAGGAGGAATTCCAGTGA
- a CDS encoding DUF4179 domain-containing protein, protein MKKKRRRQSLVRMLSSIAAALLVFVGLLNGSPAFAEYVSGLPGGETIVRLLMFVGDRAIGGEITDGQDIRRITVGRRADYESIQVDFTAGFTLTQGEPSGVPAGTVGHFTVTRMTHPASIVVHVSGVRGFSAAQSLPDLSRMRFIGSIYRLITLDDSAHRFVVTFKQPVSVEVTEQQNPARIIFRVREDKAATALPAMYSLRTASMPWGEAVGSAEEQLKFEFGSQAARMLRDAEGLYFAEEGLYATRAVAEARLAELNNAQIGLELHIEQRTADQLPRSIKPATSRQPPATDDKRRATAF, encoded by the coding sequence ATGAAGAAGAAAAGAAGGCGTCAGTCATTGGTTAGGATGCTAAGTTCCATTGCCGCAGCGCTACTAGTATTTGTCGGGCTCTTAAACGGCTCGCCCGCGTTTGCCGAGTACGTCAGCGGCCTGCCGGGCGGCGAGACCATTGTTAGACTGCTCATGTTTGTCGGTGACAGAGCCATCGGCGGCGAAATTACCGACGGACAGGATATTAGGCGCATTACGGTAGGGCGGCGTGCCGATTATGAAAGCATCCAAGTGGATTTCACCGCGGGCTTTACCTTGACCCAAGGCGAACCAAGCGGCGTACCGGCTGGCACGGTAGGACACTTTACCGTAACGCGCATGACGCACCCCGCAAGCATCGTTGTTCATGTGTCCGGTGTGCGCGGCTTCTCGGCCGCACAGTCGTTACCCGACCTCTCGCGCATGCGCTTTATCGGGAGCATTTACCGGCTTATCACGCTAGACGACAGTGCCCATCGGTTTGTAGTGACCTTTAAGCAGCCGGTGTCTGTTGAAGTGACGGAGCAACAGAATCCCGCGCGCATAATCTTCCGGGTGCGGGAAGATAAAGCGGCCACAGCACTCCCCGCTATGTATTCCCTGCGCACTGCGTCCATGCCGTGGGGCGAGGCAGTAGGTTCAGCCGAAGAGCAGCTTAAGTTCGAGTTCGGCAGCCAAGCAGCGAGAATGCTCAGGGATGCAGAAGGGCTCTACTTTGCAGAGGAAGGACTCTACGCGACGCGCGCCGTAGCCGAAGCACGGCTCGCCGAGCTTAACAATGCCCAAATCGGGCTAGAACTACACATCGAGCAGCGCACAGCAGATCAATTGCCTAGGTCCATAAAGCCAGCCACCAGCCGCCAGCCGCCAGCTACCGACGACAAGCGAAGGGCGACAGCCTTCTAA
- a CDS encoding cupin domain-containing protein gives MLVTEHAERFGGKGILRNTHFLHQNDAYGTGRLFSKSALAPGCSVGWHKHEGECEVYFVLSGVAKVSDNGQEQILYPGDALLTKNGESHFIENAGDEDLEYIALILYDKTSA, from the coding sequence ATGCTGGTCACGGAACATGCCGAGCGTTTTGGCGGCAAAGGAATCCTGCGCAACACGCACTTTCTGCACCAGAATGATGCTTACGGCACAGGCAGGTTGTTCTCAAAGAGCGCGCTGGCTCCGGGCTGTTCTGTCGGCTGGCACAAACATGAAGGCGAGTGCGAAGTGTACTTTGTCCTATCCGGCGTAGCTAAGGTCAGCGACAACGGCCAAGAGCAGATTCTCTATCCCGGCGACGCTTTGCTTACCAAGAACGGCGAGTCGCACTTTATCGAAAACGCCGGCGACGAAGACCTAGAGTATATCGCCCTAATCTTGTACGACAAAACAAGCGCTTAA
- a CDS encoding ribbon-helix-helix protein, CopG family, whose amino-acid sequence MVHSSKLKKATFALPESLLNRLRTLVETERVTSVNAVVREAVEKYVTDFERESFRKTDVSSVPFAS is encoded by the coding sequence AAGCAAGCTCAAAAAAGCAACCTTTGCTCTGCCCGAGAGTCTGCTTAACAGGCTAAGAACCTTGGTTGAGACAGAGCGCGTCACATCGGTTAACGCGGTGGTGCGGGAAGCCGTGGAGAAGTACGTGACAGATTTTGAGCGAGAGAGTTTCCGCAAGACTGATGTAAGCTCTGTCCCTTTTGCTTCGTAA